The following nucleotide sequence is from Vanessa cardui chromosome 3, ilVanCard2.1, whole genome shotgun sequence.
ACCAGATGGGATCTGTGAGGATGCTGTCATTGAGATCAAGTGCCCCACAAgtgtaaaatcatataaaaattatctaaataatggCAAACCAACTGACAAATGTAATGCACAGATACAGATGCAAATGCATTTGACAGGGCTACAAAAGGGTTACTTTTGTGTAGCTGATAGCAACTTCAGTGTGAATAAAAATGTGGAAATTGTAAGTGTGAAGTTTGATGCCACATATATGTCTGATTTTCTTAAACTTTTAGCGGGTCTgtggaaagaaaaaatatatccaatattGTACGAAAGTACattgtaatctttattataaatataaaataataaaatgcacaaataataattttgtagttttatttaagtagagagtcttgcaaatttataaaagcacatgcaattacaataatatcatcaagtacttttacaaaatttgtGTTAAGACATGCATGGGgctttaacatattaaattctCTTAAACGTCTAATTAACCTCTCAACATGAATCCTTAAACTAGCTATCTGCTTTGTTTCCTTCACTTCACTTTTAGATAGCTTGGCTCCAGTGACAACACTTGGGGGCCGTACAAGTTGTACTCTCTTCTTACGCAAGTATTGTTCTACATGCTTGAACCCTCTGTCAGCCATCACACACATACCAGGTTCTAAACAGTTGATAAAATCACAAGTCTCAACCAAACATGTGTCTGTTACTCTTCCTCCATAGCCTGGTGAAACATAGTTTACTAAACCATTTGGTGTACATgacactaaatatttaatggtaTTAGCCTTTTTGTATTCTGACCATGATAGTGCTTGATTAACACTTTTTGAAGGCTTTTGCACTTCAATTTCAAAACAGTCAATTATGCAACTTGTGTGATGAAATTTATGTCTGAAAGCCATGGGCAAAGTACGTTTtatcaaatctttgtttaatttgacaataaagGGTTGCATTACACTGGCTATCACtggtatacatttaaaaaatattttgcttgcATATGTAGTAGTCATGGCAAAATCATCAGCAAGCTCTCTAAATGGATTatttaatcgtattttttttaaacaaagcagTAAATGGTTATGAGGGATTCTGGTTTGTTCTTCAATTAATCCTAATAAATAGCAACAGCTTTTTGGAAGACCTAAGTAAGACCTTGGGTTTTTCATTATCTTAAGTAATGTATATTTGAGAATGTTTaatctttcttctttctttgtCTCCTCAGTTAATTCACTGCAGTCtgatgttgattttattataagagaTTGTATTGATGGTGATGTTTCTCGCTGACTCACAGATGGTGCATATGAAATATCACTGTCAGAATGAtcttctatactaattttattcttGATAACATGTTTGACACCACTGCTTGATATCACTGGTTTACTATAgctttcaattttaaatggaGATGTAGCGATTGAGCAGGAATAGGGTTTCAAGGGTGATGTTAACTGGCTTACTAGCTTAATTTTGGTCTGGACAGCTTTGCTTCTAAATTTATGTGTTATATGTACTTGTACAGATTTATCCACTGATTTTGGATAGGTAGTAGTAGGCCCTTCATGATGTTCTTCACTTGTgtgtaaaactaaaatataaaaaaaaatcttaaaaaaatatataaatcagtgcctaatgtatgtatgtatagttatacaaaaattttgtaacaaactTGGTTATGATAGAATTGTTATATGTTCTTTGTTATTGATAAATGTAATAGGCAAATTCAATCACTATACACTTTAACCCGTTAAAACG
It contains:
- the LOC124543853 gene encoding uncharacterized protein LOC124543853 is translated as MENYIQYLVMGSVSQMRMKSGCMPTRFECQLDRRKRTSNTIERPYVLKKQRRILIEESEKDFAEKSTPTKQLDPAIISSESSVLHTSEEHHEGPTTTYPKSVDKSVQVHITHKFRSKAVQTKIKLVSQLTSPLKPYSCSIATSPFKIESYSKPVISSSGVKHVIKNKISIEDHSDSDISYAPSVSQRETSPSIQSLIIKSTSDCSELTEETKKEERLNILKYTLLKIMKNPRSYLGLPKSCCYLLGLIEEQTRIPHNHLLLYINFITQVA